One genomic segment of Cyanobium sp. WAJ14-Wanaka includes these proteins:
- a CDS encoding Calvin cycle protein CP12, translating to MKSIDEHIQKDQTEIEAARAAGDMGKVRHLEEELKGLQVYKENHPEEKADPSPLEVYCDLNPDAAECLVYDD from the coding sequence ATGAAGAGCATCGACGAGCACATCCAGAAGGATCAGACCGAAATCGAAGCAGCGCGGGCTGCTGGCGACATGGGCAAGGTCCGCCACCTGGAAGAGGAGCTCAAGGGGCTGCAGGTGTACAAGGAAAACCACCCTGAGGAGAAGGCAGACCCCAGCCCCCTAGAGGTCTATTGCGACCTCAACCCAGACGCAGCTGAGTGCCTGGTATACGACGACTGA
- the cgtA gene encoding Obg family GTPase CgtA, whose translation MQFIDQARIAVKAGRGGDGIVAFRREKYVPAGGPSGGDGGRGADVLLVADSNLQTLLDFKYKRLFQAIDGRRGGPNRSTGASGTPLLIKVPCGTEVRDTRTGILLGDLTDAGDELLVAAGGRGGLGNAHYLSNRNRAPEKFTEGREGEEWLLRLELKLLAEVGIIGLPNAGKSTLISVLSAARPKIADYPFTTLVPNLGVVRRPSGDGTVFADIPGLIAGAAQGAGLGHDFLRHIERTRLLIHLIDASSSDVLGDLQVVEQELVAYGHGLSDRPRLVSLTKIELVDPDELPGLISAVQEAHGGLPVLAISAAASMRLKELLSAVWQQLGIKEL comes from the coding sequence ATGCAATTCATTGATCAGGCCAGGATTGCCGTAAAGGCTGGCCGCGGCGGCGATGGAATCGTCGCCTTTCGCCGAGAGAAGTACGTGCCCGCCGGCGGTCCGTCCGGCGGTGATGGGGGCCGTGGTGCGGACGTTTTGTTGGTGGCAGACAGCAACCTTCAAACCCTGCTCGATTTCAAGTACAAACGCCTGTTCCAGGCCATCGATGGCCGCCGTGGCGGACCAAATCGCTCCACTGGTGCCAGCGGCACGCCCCTACTGATCAAGGTTCCCTGCGGCACCGAGGTGCGTGACACCCGCACCGGCATCCTGCTGGGGGATCTCACCGATGCCGGAGATGAGTTGCTGGTGGCGGCAGGCGGCCGTGGCGGCCTCGGCAATGCCCATTACCTGAGCAATCGCAACCGGGCTCCGGAGAAATTCACCGAGGGCAGGGAGGGGGAGGAATGGCTGCTGCGCCTCGAGCTCAAGCTGCTCGCCGAAGTGGGGATCATCGGCTTGCCCAATGCGGGTAAGAGCACCCTGATCTCGGTGCTCTCGGCTGCTAGGCCCAAGATTGCCGACTATCCCTTCACCACCCTGGTGCCCAACTTGGGTGTGGTGCGCCGGCCAAGTGGGGATGGCACCGTTTTTGCCGATATCCCTGGCCTGATTGCCGGTGCTGCCCAAGGAGCTGGCCTGGGTCACGATTTTCTGCGCCACATCGAGCGCACCCGGCTGCTGATTCACCTTATCGATGCCAGCAGCTCGGATGTGCTTGGCGATCTCCAGGTGGTGGAGCAGGAGTTGGTGGCCTATGGCCATGGCCTTTCAGATCGGCCCCGATTGGTCTCTTTGACCAAGATTGAGCTGGTCGATCCAGATGAGCTGCCAGGGCTGATCTCGGCAGTGCAGGAAGCCCATGGGGGGCTGCCTGTGCTGGCCATCTCCGCAGCAGCTTCAATGCGCCTCAAGGAGCTGCTGTCAGCCGTGTGGCAGCAGCTCGGCATCAAGGAGCTCTAG
- a CDS encoding ABC transporter ATP-binding protein, with amino-acid sequence MAEVRFHQVSKTYPPRRPQGEPVPVLRQLDLHIQDGEFLVLVGPSGCGKSTLLRLLAGLDQPSSGEIYVGDRPVSRLRSGQRDVAMVFQSYALYPHLSVADNIGFGLRRSRPRTALQQLQDSLSKATAGLPAPLRVASKREARIAERIREVAETLELGPLLERLPKELSGGQKQRVALGRAIARQPAVFLMDEPLSNLDAKLRTGTRTQIVELQRRLGTTTLYVTHDQVEAMTMGHRIAVLNGGKLQQLGTPMELYQWPANVFVAQFIGSPPMNLLTVQVVGPGQVQLGSKKFAVPAPLGDLIGSPNGNRPGTAVGDQLTAGLRPEHLRLAPATNRNLAAEVSHCEALGNEQLITCKLLESGQLVQVRISPEVRANPGTTIHLDVDGSGWRFFDSQGDGLVDAAQGLPNSEPRLPTLKKDQESAIRKKTEQ; translated from the coding sequence TTGGCCGAGGTTCGCTTCCACCAGGTCAGCAAGACCTACCCACCCCGCCGGCCCCAGGGCGAGCCGGTGCCGGTGCTGCGGCAGCTGGATTTGCACATCCAGGACGGCGAATTTCTAGTGCTGGTGGGGCCCTCGGGTTGCGGCAAAAGCACCCTGCTGCGCCTGTTGGCGGGCCTTGACCAACCCAGCAGCGGCGAGATCTACGTGGGAGATCGGCCGGTTAGCCGCCTGCGCTCAGGGCAGCGAGATGTGGCCATGGTGTTCCAGAGCTATGCCCTGTACCCACACCTGAGCGTGGCCGACAACATCGGCTTTGGCCTGCGGCGCAGCCGGCCGCGCACGGCCCTTCAACAGCTGCAGGACAGCCTCAGCAAGGCCACCGCAGGGCTGCCAGCCCCCCTGCGGGTGGCCTCAAAGCGAGAAGCGCGCATTGCCGAGCGCATCAGGGAAGTGGCCGAGACCCTCGAGCTCGGCCCCCTGCTGGAGCGACTGCCCAAGGAGCTTTCCGGCGGCCAAAAGCAGCGGGTTGCCCTGGGCCGTGCCATCGCCCGTCAGCCGGCGGTATTCCTGATGGATGAGCCGCTCAGCAACCTGGATGCCAAGTTGCGCACGGGCACCCGCACCCAGATCGTGGAGTTGCAGCGGCGCCTTGGCACCACCACCCTTTACGTCACCCACGACCAGGTGGAGGCGATGACGATGGGCCACCGGATTGCGGTGCTCAATGGCGGCAAGCTTCAACAGCTCGGCACCCCGATGGAGCTCTATCAATGGCCGGCGAATGTGTTTGTGGCCCAATTCATTGGTAGTCCGCCGATGAACCTGCTGACAGTTCAGGTGGTTGGTCCGGGCCAGGTGCAACTGGGGAGCAAAAAATTTGCCGTGCCTGCCCCCCTGGGCGATCTAATTGGCAGTCCCAACGGCAACCGACCGGGCACCGCTGTTGGCGACCAACTCACGGCTGGCCTAAGGCCCGAGCATTTGCGGCTTGCCCCTGCCACCAACCGCAACCTGGCCGCTGAAGTGAGCCATTGCGAGGCCCTGGGTAATGAACAACTGATCACCTGCAAGCTGCTCGAATCTGGCCAGCTGGTGCAGGTGCGCATCAGCCCCGAAGTGCGCGCCAACCCCGGCACCACCATTCACCTCGATGTGGATGGCAGCGGCTGGCGCTTTTTTGACAGCCAGGGCGATGGCTTGGTAGACGCAGCGCAAGGATTGCCAAATAGTGAACCGAGGCTGCCGACATTAAAGAAAGACCAAGAATCGGCAATCCGCAAAAAAACAGAACAATAA
- a CDS encoding glycosyltransferase yields the protein MQNPIEEWLLNPKHETYKRLLIHQPTKQWEQESQLVGSYHRESDTSPQFSIVIPIHNQEDCIEDVFLSILENTLGSYEIIAILDNCTDKSKAILESLIDLIEPPQSLKGITIFENIDGMFETSCDNLGFTKSRGEYIVEVQADMEMRTVGYNIKLAIPLEIFEDIIAISGRCCHRINTNSHGINLGKLSAKINHPDTILQSWENHNSTFLSHSSNRGPIAFSKKKLAVMGFLDEYHYVLGNDDHDLFLRAWEQKNWRNGFVPIEFYSPLSRGSTRKSRSDDTTARLSQRKSKETLGYYSQNKKKSIYPSSEVRHTTYKQRIEATQKLLS from the coding sequence ATGCAGAACCCAATAGAAGAATGGCTACTCAACCCAAAGCATGAAACCTACAAGCGCCTACTTATACATCAGCCGACAAAGCAGTGGGAACAGGAATCACAACTCGTAGGTTCATATCACAGAGAATCAGACACTTCGCCACAATTTTCAATTGTAATTCCAATTCACAATCAAGAAGATTGCATAGAAGATGTTTTCTTGAGCATCCTAGAAAACACGCTTGGCAGCTACGAAATAATTGCAATTCTCGATAATTGCACAGACAAATCGAAAGCGATCCTTGAATCACTAATAGATCTAATTGAGCCGCCGCAGAGCCTAAAGGGAATTACTATTTTCGAGAATATCGATGGCATGTTCGAGACCTCCTGCGACAACCTAGGCTTTACAAAATCAAGAGGAGAGTACATAGTAGAAGTGCAAGCAGACATGGAAATGCGAACAGTCGGTTACAATATTAAACTGGCAATTCCCTTGGAAATATTTGAGGACATTATCGCCATAAGCGGAAGATGCTGTCACCGCATAAATACAAACTCACACGGGATCAACCTAGGAAAATTATCAGCCAAAATAAATCATCCAGACACTATTCTGCAATCATGGGAGAACCATAATTCCACATTCTTATCTCACTCGTCCAACCGTGGTCCAATTGCATTTTCAAAGAAAAAGCTTGCAGTAATGGGTTTTTTAGATGAATACCATTATGTGCTTGGCAACGACGATCACGATCTATTCCTCAGGGCATGGGAGCAAAAAAATTGGCGCAATGGCTTTGTTCCTATTGAGTTTTACTCACCTTTGAGTCGCGGCTCAACAAGAAAATCTCGCTCTGACGACACAACAGCTCGGCTTTCCCAAAGAAAATCCAAAGAAACACTAGGCTATTATAGCCAAAACAAGAAAAAATCAATCTACCCCAGCTCAGAGGTAAGGCATACAACATACAAACAGCGAATCGAAGCAACCCAAAAACTTTTGAGCTAA
- a CDS encoding endonuclease MutS2, producing the protein MPAERTQAADPFSGIQQETLELLDWPRLAEQVASFASTAAGRRLCLNLALAESFRGSQRLLAETTELVGLDGLTAEAGTAGLSFQGVADIGETVVHCAKGGTAGAEGLLAVASTLAAARRLRRQIEDPELRPVCSALVADLRTLPELEQRLLFCLEEGGRVADRASPPLAGLRRQLQGVRSDRRDRLQELMRRHAALLQDNVVAERNGRPVLAVKAGAASQLAGLVHDSSASGSTVFVEPQAVVALGNRLRELEGQERELELAVLRELSGLVGEQEQALTLLQQILERLDGGLARARYGQWLGAVRPELVEYADAPFSLRDLRHPLLLWQHKREGGQQVVPVTIQVAKDLRVVAITGPNTGGKTVTLKSVGLAALMARAGLFLPCQGTPQLPWCGQVLADIGDEQSLQQNLSTFSGHIRRIARILESLPGRGGASLVLLDEVGAGTDPQEGSALATALLKHLADLARLSIATTHFGELKALKYADHRFENASVAFDGETLSPTYHLQWGIPGRSNALAIASRLGLKQSVIEQAASQLAPLGEGEVNQVIAGLEDQRQRQQEAAEEAVVLLARTELLHEELLSRWQQQKEQSAELQEQRRQQLEQSIRQGQQEVKRIIRRLRQGERSRGERGAQASSSVLGETARQAGQRLKRLEEQHRPSPERREHSGWMPVLGDRVRLLALGKAAEVLAISPDGQELTVRCGVLRLSVEITAIEGLHGEKPTPPSPQEKVQVQVKGQRGLGGRGAGVRTERNTVDVRGLRVHEAEAQVEEQLRQANGPLWVIHGIGTGKLKRGLRAWLETVSYVERVADAERGDGGAGCSVVYVR; encoded by the coding sequence CTGCCGGCAGAACGGACCCAGGCCGCAGACCCGTTCAGCGGTATTCAGCAAGAGACCCTTGAGCTGCTCGATTGGCCCCGGTTGGCGGAGCAGGTGGCCAGTTTTGCCAGCACGGCTGCGGGGCGGCGCTTGTGCCTCAATTTGGCCTTGGCGGAATCGTTCAGGGGGAGCCAACGCCTGTTGGCCGAAACCACCGAACTGGTGGGCCTTGATGGACTCACGGCGGAGGCTGGCACTGCGGGGCTGAGCTTCCAGGGGGTGGCAGATATCGGCGAAACAGTGGTCCATTGCGCCAAGGGCGGCACCGCCGGAGCGGAGGGCCTGTTGGCGGTGGCCAGCACCCTGGCGGCTGCCAGACGATTGAGGCGCCAGATCGAGGATCCCGAGCTTCGTCCGGTCTGTTCTGCCCTGGTAGCTGATCTACGCACCCTGCCGGAGCTGGAGCAGCGGCTTTTGTTTTGTCTGGAGGAAGGGGGCCGGGTTGCGGATCGGGCCAGCCCGCCCTTGGCGGGCCTGCGCCGCCAATTGCAGGGTGTGCGCTCAGATCGCCGCGATCGACTCCAGGAATTAATGCGGCGCCACGCTGCCCTGCTGCAGGACAACGTGGTGGCCGAACGCAATGGCCGGCCGGTCCTGGCGGTGAAGGCCGGGGCAGCGAGCCAGCTGGCGGGCCTGGTCCATGACAGCTCCGCTTCGGGCAGCACCGTGTTTGTGGAACCCCAGGCGGTTGTGGCCCTGGGCAATCGGTTGCGCGAGTTGGAGGGCCAGGAGCGGGAGCTGGAATTGGCCGTCCTGCGCGAGCTCAGTGGCCTGGTGGGGGAGCAGGAGCAGGCATTGACGCTGTTGCAGCAAATCCTGGAACGGCTGGATGGCGGCTTGGCCCGGGCCCGCTACGGCCAGTGGCTGGGGGCTGTTCGCCCTGAGTTGGTGGAATATGCCGATGCACCCTTTTCCCTACGAGACCTGCGCCACCCCCTGCTGCTCTGGCAGCACAAGCGAGAGGGTGGCCAGCAGGTGGTGCCCGTCACTATTCAGGTGGCGAAGGATCTGCGGGTGGTGGCCATCACCGGCCCCAACACCGGCGGTAAGACCGTCACCCTCAAGAGCGTTGGTCTGGCTGCCCTGATGGCGCGGGCGGGGCTGTTTTTGCCCTGCCAGGGCACCCCCCAGTTGCCCTGGTGTGGCCAGGTGTTGGCAGATATCGGTGATGAGCAATCCCTGCAGCAAAACCTCTCCACCTTCAGTGGCCATATCCGCCGAATTGCCCGGATCCTGGAGTCTTTACCTGGGCGGGGCGGGGCTTCATTGGTATTGCTTGATGAGGTGGGGGCGGGCACCGATCCCCAGGAGGGATCGGCCTTGGCCACGGCCCTGCTCAAGCACCTGGCTGATCTGGCCCGGCTGAGCATCGCCACCACCCACTTCGGGGAGCTCAAGGCCCTCAAGTACGCCGACCACCGCTTCGAAAATGCCTCCGTTGCCTTTGATGGGGAAACCCTTTCGCCCACCTATCACTTGCAATGGGGGATTCCGGGCCGCAGCAATGCCCTTGCCATTGCCAGCCGCCTCGGCCTGAAGCAGAGCGTGATCGAGCAGGCGGCGAGCCAGTTGGCCCCCTTGGGGGAAGGGGAGGTGAACCAGGTAATTGCGGGCCTGGAGGATCAGCGCCAGCGCCAGCAGGAAGCGGCAGAGGAGGCGGTCGTTTTACTGGCCCGCACTGAGCTCTTGCACGAGGAGCTGCTGTCGCGATGGCAGCAGCAAAAGGAGCAATCGGCCGAACTGCAGGAACAGCGCCGCCAGCAGCTCGAGCAATCCATCCGCCAGGGCCAGCAGGAGGTGAAACGGATCATCCGGCGCCTGCGCCAGGGCGAGCGCTCCAGGGGCGAACGGGGTGCCCAGGCCAGCAGCAGTGTCCTCGGTGAAACCGCAAGGCAGGCGGGCCAAAGGCTCAAGCGCTTGGAGGAGCAGCACCGTCCCAGTCCGGAGCGGCGCGAACATTCGGGCTGGATGCCTGTGCTCGGGGATCGGGTGCGCCTGTTGGCCCTCGGTAAGGCGGCGGAGGTGCTGGCAATTTCCCCGGATGGCCAGGAGCTCACGGTGCGCTGTGGGGTGTTGCGCCTGAGTGTGGAGATCACCGCGATCGAGGGACTCCACGGCGAGAAGCCCACCCCACCGTCTCCCCAGGAAAAGGTGCAGGTGCAGGTCAAGGGCCAAAGGGGTCTCGGTGGCCGCGGCGCCGGGGTGCGCACCGAGCGCAACACCGTGGATGTGCGCGGCCTAAGGGTGCATGAGGCGGAAGCCCAGGTGGAGGAACAGCTGCGTCAAGCCAATGGCCCCCTCTGGGTTATCCACGGCATCGGCACCGGCAAACTAAAGCGGGGCCTGCGGGCCTGGCTGGAAACGGTGTCCTACGTGGAGCGGGTGGCAGATGCAGAGCGGGGCGACGGTGGCGCCGGCTGCAGTGTGGTTTACGTGAGATGA
- a CDS encoding VOC family protein: MSAHHRLGHVALRVQDMDRAKRFYLGLGLQLTWDADDWCYVQWPATGEGIALLSPSYRAAGPHFAFHFKDRAEVNRIHEQLVKQGHSCGPVHDHRDGTASFYMQDPEGNWLEMLYEPVGGIPSNTDAEPIALFPA; this comes from the coding sequence ATGTCTGCCCACCATCGCCTTGGCCATGTCGCCCTGCGGGTGCAGGACATGGACCGCGCCAAGCGCTTCTACCTAGGGCTTGGCCTGCAGCTCACTTGGGATGCTGATGACTGGTGTTACGTGCAGTGGCCTGCCACCGGGGAAGGCATTGCCCTCCTCAGCCCCAGCTACCGCGCCGCCGGTCCCCACTTCGCTTTCCATTTCAAAGACCGGGCTGAGGTGAATCGGATCCACGAACAGTTGGTGAAGCAGGGCCACAGCTGTGGGCCGGTCCACGATCACCGTGACGGCACGGCTTCCTTTTATATGCAGGATCCGGAGGGCAACTGGCTGGAGATGCTCTACGAGCCTGTTGGAGGCATCCCCTCCAATACCGACGCCGAACCGATCGCGTTGTTTCCGGCGTGA
- a CDS encoding MFS transporter yields the protein MSPAQPGQPRSFWLTNRGVVAISFFVLELVFFSTDSVGVPAHAYVSGDVGGTPYLSVWFMVAFLVPAALIMPLLGNLRERVGSKAIATVGPGLFGVASLISACATDPQLFIGLQVLQGLGAGVIPAAAGGYLGGQLGEKYTLMGKGLLALAVVSGSSLGIPLSAFVTWYASWRVLKAGLGLTALVAVVVIARLMPPTPGNPKAKIDWLGYGLMSGGFGLLGLSLVVGNQREWFLSPTYVVMLWSSILLIGLFAWRIVAVPKLINLRIFQDINYCISLVNLSSVMFFLFMIFAIVPQFMIVVLGNTIESYAWAFIPFLGTTVVTGLMITPGVSPHLIGATIAAKKKLCSAGIFCFACTALWMANTSAQQDNHTMMLQMMVVGMCFAIINCLEIQMSVSTMPAELMTSASSVLFFCTNISKALSGGVSAAILTATSQGSWERFREQINAGNTALEAFQRPLNGHPTGIGGDGWSQGSLELINKAISQQVEVVSFINVATMVGIVLLVLAGLPLMHRDSTP from the coding sequence GTGTCCCCTGCCCAGCCGGGTCAACCTCGCAGCTTCTGGCTTACCAATCGCGGGGTGGTGGCAATCAGCTTCTTCGTGCTTGAGCTGGTGTTCTTCTCCACCGACTCCGTCGGCGTGCCGGCCCACGCCTACGTAAGCGGTGATGTAGGGGGAACTCCCTACCTATCGGTGTGGTTCATGGTGGCCTTCCTCGTGCCAGCAGCGCTGATCATGCCGCTGCTCGGCAATCTTCGGGAGAGGGTGGGTTCGAAGGCGATCGCCACGGTGGGGCCCGGACTTTTCGGAGTGGCCAGCTTGATCAGCGCCTGCGCCACCGATCCCCAGCTCTTCATAGGTCTGCAGGTGCTTCAGGGGCTTGGGGCAGGTGTGATTCCGGCAGCCGCGGGGGGCTACCTGGGAGGCCAGCTGGGCGAGAAATACACGCTCATGGGTAAGGGATTGTTAGCACTCGCCGTGGTCAGCGGATCAAGCCTTGGCATTCCCCTCTCGGCCTTCGTGACCTGGTACGCCAGCTGGCGTGTGCTGAAGGCGGGGCTGGGCCTTACGGCTTTGGTAGCGGTCGTTGTGATTGCCCGGTTGATGCCCCCAACCCCCGGGAACCCCAAAGCCAAAATCGACTGGCTTGGCTACGGCTTGATGAGTGGTGGGTTCGGACTCCTGGGACTGTCGCTGGTTGTGGGTAACCAACGGGAATGGTTCCTCAGTCCCACCTACGTGGTGATGCTGTGGAGCTCAATTCTGCTAATAGGCCTATTCGCCTGGCGAATAGTGGCAGTACCAAAACTAATCAATCTACGCATCTTCCAGGACATCAACTACTGCATCAGCCTAGTGAATCTGAGCTCGGTGATGTTCTTTCTGTTCATGATATTCGCAATCGTGCCCCAGTTCATGATAGTGGTGCTGGGCAACACGATCGAGAGCTACGCCTGGGCATTCATTCCCTTCCTAGGTACAACCGTGGTCACTGGGCTGATGATAACCCCCGGGGTGAGCCCCCACCTCATTGGCGCCACGATAGCTGCCAAAAAAAAACTTTGCTCAGCGGGCATCTTCTGCTTCGCCTGCACCGCACTGTGGATGGCCAACACCAGCGCACAGCAGGACAACCACACCATGATGCTGCAGATGATGGTTGTGGGCATGTGCTTCGCCATCATCAACTGCCTGGAGATTCAGATGTCGGTATCGACGATGCCGGCTGAGCTGATGACCAGCGCCAGCTCAGTGCTGTTCTTCTGCACCAACATCTCTAAAGCCCTCTCTGGAGGTGTGAGCGCGGCCATACTCACCGCCACCAGCCAGGGCAGCTGGGAGCGCTTTCGCGAACAAATTAACGCCGGCAACACGGCACTAGAAGCCTTCCAAAGACCACTGAACGGCCATCCGACGGGGATCGGCGGGGATGGGTGGTCGCAGGGCTCCTTGGAGCTGATAAACAAGGCGATCAGCCAGCAGGTGGAAGTGGTGTCGTTCATCAACGTCGCCACGATGGTGGGAATAGTGCTGCTGGTGCTTGCTGGCCTGCCCCTGATGCATCGCGATAGCACCCCCTAA
- a CDS encoding HlyD family secretion protein has translation MSASIDTPEGASSHPRRTRLIAAGAVSLVGVGLAGYFTYNHYLPSTNDAYVQAYTVTVSPYVEGYINSIHTEPNAFVKKGQLIYEIVPLPFQLSMAQQQHQLEAAIAQKAGLEDQLLKARQALKDQQASQWIINLNQQRYAYLQKQQVVALEKEQQFEAAKLEARAEVKSAGLEISRLGKRIREQEATIKSLRAALGNAKVNLSYTRYYAPMDAFVSNNFSIRAGQYVKPGQAMFKLVDNTKWWVDANYLESQIHRIRDGMPAEIKLDMYPGVTFKGEVINISQGSGAYYSLLPPQNATGNWVKVPQRFPVRIRLQQNGRHPLRAGATAYARVDTLAR, from the coding sequence GTGAGCGCATCTATTGACACTCCGGAAGGCGCCTCCAGCCATCCCAGGCGTACCCGGCTGATCGCGGCAGGTGCCGTGAGCCTGGTGGGAGTTGGCCTGGCGGGTTACTTCACTTACAACCATTACCTCCCCAGCACAAACGACGCCTACGTTCAGGCCTACACCGTGACTGTGTCGCCGTACGTGGAGGGGTATATCAATAGTATCCACACCGAGCCCAACGCCTTTGTGAAAAAGGGGCAGCTGATCTATGAGATTGTGCCGCTTCCTTTCCAGCTGAGCATGGCTCAGCAACAGCACCAACTGGAGGCAGCGATTGCCCAGAAGGCAGGACTTGAGGATCAACTGCTCAAGGCACGTCAGGCCTTGAAGGATCAACAGGCCAGCCAGTGGATCATCAACCTCAACCAGCAGCGCTACGCATACCTACAAAAGCAACAGGTGGTGGCATTAGAGAAAGAACAGCAATTCGAAGCTGCCAAGCTTGAGGCGAGGGCAGAGGTGAAAAGTGCTGGCTTAGAGATCTCACGCCTGGGCAAGAGAATCAGAGAACAGGAGGCCACCATCAAGTCGCTGCGTGCAGCATTAGGAAATGCCAAGGTCAACCTGAGCTATACACGTTACTACGCACCAATGGACGCCTTTGTTAGCAACAACTTCAGCATCCGCGCCGGTCAATATGTGAAGCCGGGACAGGCGATGTTCAAGTTGGTTGACAACACCAAATGGTGGGTAGATGCAAATTACCTAGAATCACAGATTCATCGCATTCGCGATGGCATGCCAGCCGAGATCAAACTCGACATGTATCCTGGGGTTACGTTTAAAGGCGAAGTGATCAATATTAGTCAGGGCAGCGGTGCCTATTATTCGCTTCTGCCACCCCAGAACGCCACGGGCAACTGGGTCAAAGTGCCACAGCGTTTCCCTGTGCGTATCCGTTTGCAGCAGAACGGTCGTCATCCTCTCCGGGCCGGCGCAACTGCTTACGCCAGAGTCGACACTCTGGCGCGCTAG
- a CDS encoding TolC family protein — protein sequence MKHSARALGALRDPGWHLAGACTSLLILLASPSADAGSLPAALKPLLRSFEAYERDLDRLDQVLPPAKAAPAATKLPALPSPAPAALPVQPSEVSITSRLRVDLQQAIDLAVQNDPVLQQQIAGVREQQGWLRSVRGRYFPVFGLDLGVGYQQQARQNYAWNGNAGIYAADSAFYVPTGGSSNYQTNIGSGFAQLRFDYELLSFERSAALAEVKADLEAARQRYGDRLRQLQFAVSEAYYRLQLADQLLRIRQVVVDNNQVILDQVQALKTVALVPRVDLLRAQARLQQSLFRLEQAQAQRLSGQRRLSNLVNTPFSVTLEAREAVQLQPPWPLDLEQTIVRGFADNPQLQALQAARIALLRQADRRAAELLPRIGLFASAGYRAAQTTTPVINLQGCCGGPALIPGLNSQSGDWSAGVLLQWRVFDAGITAGAVEANLAAAERTLQGEAGERNAIRQRLESAYFDYRAALKQIIAANSSFRASREAYRDSRARYEFGLDDYTDLAETITSLTTAMEQRAEAITLANLSYAQLLRELIPVPSKPGEVVSLPIQLSVN from the coding sequence ATGAAGCACTCAGCCAGGGCTTTGGGTGCCTTGCGGGATCCTGGTTGGCACCTTGCCGGAGCCTGTACCTCCCTACTGATTTTGCTGGCTTCCCCATCTGCCGATGCGGGATCGCTGCCAGCGGCTCTCAAGCCCTTGTTGCGCAGCTTCGAGGCCTACGAAAGGGATCTCGATCGTCTGGATCAGGTCTTGCCACCGGCCAAAGCGGCTCCAGCGGCAACGAAGCTTCCTGCTCTGCCATCCCCTGCCCCCGCAGCTCTGCCGGTGCAGCCTTCTGAGGTGTCGATCACGAGTCGCCTGCGGGTCGATCTGCAGCAAGCGATCGATCTGGCGGTGCAAAACGACCCTGTTCTGCAGCAACAGATTGCCGGGGTGAGGGAGCAGCAAGGCTGGCTGCGTTCCGTGCGCGGGCGCTACTTCCCTGTTTTTGGGCTTGATCTTGGTGTTGGCTATCAACAGCAGGCGCGGCAAAACTATGCCTGGAACGGCAACGCCGGCATTTATGCGGCTGACTCAGCCTTCTATGTGCCCACTGGTGGCTCAAGCAACTATCAGACCAACATCGGATCTGGCTTCGCCCAGTTGCGCTTCGACTACGAGCTGCTCAGTTTCGAGCGGAGTGCAGCCCTGGCGGAGGTGAAGGCCGATCTCGAGGCGGCTCGTCAGCGCTATGGCGATCGGCTGCGCCAACTGCAGTTCGCGGTCAGCGAGGCCTACTACCGGTTGCAACTGGCCGATCAACTGCTGCGCATCCGCCAGGTCGTGGTTGATAACAACCAGGTGATCTTGGATCAAGTCCAGGCCTTGAAAACAGTTGCCCTGGTACCCAGGGTTGATCTACTACGCGCCCAGGCGCGTTTGCAGCAAAGCCTTTTCCGGCTGGAACAGGCGCAGGCTCAGCGACTTAGCGGCCAGCGCCGCCTTAGCAACCTGGTGAATACGCCGTTCTCAGTGACGTTAGAGGCGAGGGAGGCGGTTCAACTGCAGCCCCCATGGCCCCTTGACCTAGAGCAGACCATCGTGCGCGGTTTTGCGGATAACCCGCAGCTCCAAGCGCTTCAGGCTGCCCGCATCGCCCTGCTCCGCCAGGCTGATCGCCGAGCCGCCGAGCTGCTGCCGCGGATCGGTCTCTTTGCCAGCGCCGGTTATCGGGCGGCTCAGACCACAACACCGGTGATCAACTTGCAGGGCTGTTGCGGTGGACCCGCCTTAATCCCTGGACTCAACAGCCAAAGCGGTGATTGGTCTGCAGGTGTGCTGCTCCAGTGGCGCGTGTTTGATGCAGGCATCACGGCTGGTGCAGTGGAAGCCAATCTGGCCGCTGCTGAGCGCACCCTCCAGGGTGAAGCAGGTGAGCGCAATGCAATCCGGCAGAGACTGGAGAGCGCATACTTTGACTATCGCGCCGCCCTTAAACAGATCATCGCGGCCAATTCTTCATTCCGCGCGTCGCGTGAGGCCTATCGCGATTCGCGGGCCCGCTACGAATTCGGCCTAGACGACTATACCGATCTTGCCGAAACGATCACGTCGCTCACGACCGCTATGGAGCAGCGGGCCGAAGCGATTACCCTCGCAAATCTCAGTTACGCCCAGCTGCTGCGTGAGTTGATTCCAGTGCCCAGCAAGCCTGGTGAAGTGGTGAGTTTGCCGATCCAATTGTCTGTTAACTAA